One genomic window of Nakamurella panacisegetis includes the following:
- a CDS encoding NADPH-dependent FMN reductase: MSTLKIIIASTRPGRIGLPIGTWIAQVARTHGGFDRVEVLDLAEIDLPFMNEPNHPRLRQYVHPKTIAWSEAVDSADAFIFVSPEYNFSMTAPLKNALDFLSAEWAYKPVGLVTYGGMSGGLRAAHDIRQVVPVLRMIPIPEAVALPVVFPQIVDGEFVPNDANTGAANVMLDELVKVSAALAPLRATV; this comes from the coding sequence TTGTCCACGTTGAAGATCATCATCGCGTCCACCCGCCCGGGTCGCATCGGCCTGCCCATTGGGACCTGGATCGCCCAGGTGGCGCGGACCCACGGCGGCTTCGACCGGGTCGAGGTCCTCGATCTGGCCGAGATCGACCTGCCCTTCATGAACGAGCCGAACCACCCCCGACTGCGCCAGTACGTGCACCCGAAGACGATCGCCTGGTCCGAGGCCGTCGATTCGGCCGACGCGTTCATCTTCGTCTCTCCCGAGTACAACTTCTCGATGACGGCACCGTTGAAGAACGCGCTGGATTTCCTGTCGGCCGAGTGGGCCTACAAGCCCGTCGGCCTGGTCACCTACGGCGGCATGTCGGGCGGATTGCGTGCGGCCCACGACATCCGCCAGGTGGTGCCCGTGCTGCGGATGATCCCGATCCCGGAAGCCGTTGCCCTGCCGGTGGTCTTCCCGCAGATCGTCGACGGAGAGTTCGTCCCCAATGACGCCAACACCGGCGCGGCGAACGTCATGCTGGACGAGCTGGTCAAGGTCAGCGCGGCTCTGGCACCGCTCCGCGCAACGGTCTGA
- a CDS encoding pyridoxamine 5'-phosphate oxidase family protein: MKFDPLDLPDAARVFLTERHLASLITLRVTGTPHVVPVGFTYLDGIARVITNDGSIKVRNASRVGARAALNQIDGRFWLTLEGPISVSRDPDDVALAVELYARRYRQPRINPTRVVLLMAVDRIMGNI, translated from the coding sequence GTGAAATTCGATCCGCTTGATCTACCGGATGCCGCTCGGGTCTTCCTGACCGAGCGGCATCTGGCCTCTCTGATCACTTTGCGCGTCACCGGGACCCCGCACGTGGTGCCGGTTGGCTTCACCTATCTGGACGGCATCGCCCGCGTGATCACCAACGACGGATCGATCAAGGTGCGCAACGCCTCTCGCGTCGGCGCCCGGGCCGCACTGAACCAGATCGACGGCCGGTTCTGGCTCACCCTGGAGGGCCCGATCTCGGTGTCGCGTGATCCGGACGACGTCGCACTGGCCGTGGAGCTGTATGCCCGGCGATACCGGCAGCCGCGTATCAACCCGACCCGCGTGGTGCTGCTGATGGCCGTGGACCGCATCATGGGCAACATCTGA
- a CDS encoding uroporphyrinogen decarboxylase/cobalamine-independent methonine synthase family protein yields MNDQRDRGGIEIATGSDIETIVPLRVKRSWHDGVATGIGSLPGDSPDEAARMIAGELPDLPYLAELPDRGVGADMVGRTVGLLVDVFAEVVPSGWRVMRRPGRDVRRAKDFLEWDLDAATEQYAGADWVKVQVCGPWTLAAQVEVGSGNRALIDDGAVDDLAASLTQGLLDHLSELGRRLPGTSFVVQIDEPSVPAVISGMLSTPSGFGTVRAVDRQRVGQVLQRVTDALGEVPTVVHCCHESAPHRLLRAAGFDALSVDFTDVGTSAARLDPIGELVEGGTVFLAGLVPGVRPTGRAPDLRSWAAPVLGTFDRLGFPRETLSQRVVPTPTCGLAGADHDWALDAMKTVRQLAQAFQDPPEGW; encoded by the coding sequence GTGAACGACCAGCGGGATCGGGGCGGGATCGAGATCGCGACCGGGTCTGACATCGAGACCATCGTTCCGTTGCGCGTCAAGCGGTCCTGGCACGATGGGGTGGCCACCGGAATCGGTTCGCTGCCCGGGGATTCGCCGGACGAGGCGGCCCGGATGATCGCCGGTGAGCTGCCCGATCTGCCGTATCTGGCCGAGTTGCCCGATCGGGGCGTCGGCGCCGACATGGTCGGGCGGACGGTGGGCCTGTTGGTCGACGTCTTCGCCGAGGTGGTGCCGTCGGGGTGGCGGGTCATGCGCCGCCCGGGGCGGGATGTCCGCCGGGCCAAGGACTTTCTTGAGTGGGACCTGGACGCCGCGACCGAGCAGTACGCCGGTGCCGACTGGGTCAAGGTGCAGGTCTGTGGTCCCTGGACCCTGGCCGCCCAGGTCGAGGTGGGATCGGGGAACCGCGCTCTGATCGACGACGGAGCGGTGGACGACCTGGCCGCGTCGTTGACGCAGGGTCTGCTCGATCACCTCTCCGAGCTCGGTCGGCGGCTGCCCGGCACGTCGTTCGTCGTGCAGATCGACGAGCCGTCGGTGCCGGCCGTCATTTCCGGAATGCTGTCCACGCCAAGCGGTTTCGGAACCGTCCGGGCGGTGGATCGGCAACGGGTCGGGCAGGTACTGCAGCGGGTGACCGACGCCCTCGGCGAGGTGCCGACGGTTGTCCACTGCTGCCACGAGTCGGCGCCCCACCGGCTGCTGAGGGCGGCCGGTTTCGACGCGCTGTCGGTCGATTTCACCGACGTCGGTACCAGTGCGGCTCGGCTGGACCCGATCGGCGAGCTGGTCGAGGGCGGCACCGTCTTCCTGGCCGGCCTGGTTCCCGGTGTCCGGCCCACCGGCCGCGCGCCCGATCTGAGGAGCTGGGCTGCCCCGGTGCTCGGCACCTTCGACCGGCTGGGCTTCCCCCGCGAGACCCTCTCGCAGCGCGTGGTGCCGACTCCGACCTGTGGGCTGGCCGGCGCCGATCACGACTGGGCCCTCGACGCCATGAAGACCGTTCGTCAACTCGCCCAAGCCTTCCAGGACCCGCCCGAAGGCTGGTGA